GCCTGGCAGCCGTCTTCGCGCTGGCCATCGGGCTGCGCCAGCCGGCGCTGGACGGTGGGCCAACGGATGCTGCGCCACCGTCGCTGGCCGCGGCCGGGACGGCCATCGAGGCGGCAGCCTGGGACGAGGGCCTGGCCACGCTCGAGGAAGACCCTGATCTGTACCTGTGGGTCGCCTCGCAGGACAGCCTGATCCTGGCGATGGAGTGAGGACCATGCCGAATCCCACGATCCGCTCGACCACCACCGCGCTGCTTCTGGCGCTGGCCACGTTCACCCTGCCGGCCGCCGCACAGACGCCCGCCGGACCGGCACTCCCAGCCTGGGACCAGCTGAGCGACGCGCAGCGCGAGGCCCTGGTCGCGCCGCTGCGCCAGCGCTGGGACGACCATCCCGAGCGCCGCGCGCGCATGCTCGAACATGCCGAGCGCTGGCAGCAGATGCCGCCCGAACAGCGTGAGCGTGCCCGCCGGGGCGCCGAGCGCTGGCGACAGATGGATCCGGAAAAGCGCGGCGCCCTGCGCGCCCTCTATGCGCACATGCGAACCCTGCCCGAGGCCGAGCGCGAGGTCCTGCGCAAGCAGTGGGGCGCGATGACGCCGGCGCAGCGGCGCGCGTGGGTCCAGGCGCATCCGGCGCCACCGCGGGCGCCCAGGTCCCCCGAGCCGCCGCGCGACCGCTGAGCGCGACTCAGGCCGCGGGCTGCGGTTGCGGCCAGACGGTCCTGGCCAGCAGCTCGTCGTTCCAGTCGAAGGCGAGCGCGCCGTCGGCGACCAGCAGGCTGGCGAAGTTGAAGACGTTGCGCGCGAACATCTCGCTGGCGTGCACCGCGCCGCTGCTCGCAAGGTCGAGCGGCCCGGCCACGGTGACCCCGCCGGCGTCGATCGTCTCGCCCGGCCGCGTCAGCTCGCAGTTGCCGCCGGTCTCGGCGGCGAGGTCGACGATCACGCTGCCGGGCGCCATGCCGCCGACCATGCCGGCGGTGATGATCTTCGGCGCCGGCCGCCCGGGAACGGCGGCGGTGCAGACGATGGCGTCGATGTTGCGCAGGTGCTCGCCCAGGCGCTTCTGCTGCTCGGCGCGCTCCTCGTCGGTGAGCGCGCGCGCATAACCGCCCTCGCCCGCCGCGCTCACGCCGAGGTCGAGGAACCGGCCGCCCA
The sequence above is a segment of the Luteimonas sp. MC1750 genome. Coding sequences within it:
- a CDS encoding DUF3106 domain-containing protein, with translation MPNPTIRSTTTALLLALATFTLPAAAQTPAGPALPAWDQLSDAQREALVAPLRQRWDDHPERRARMLEHAERWQQMPPEQRERARRGAERWRQMDPEKRGALRALYAHMRTLPEAEREVLRKQWGAMTPAQRRAWVQAHPAPPRAPRSPEPPRDR